From Pedobacter indicus, a single genomic window includes:
- the rpmF gene encoding 50S ribosomal protein L32 produces the protein MAHPKRKTSKSRRDKRRTHYKAVAPGLTTCQTTGTVHLPHRAYEVDGVLYYNGKVLIENTTVA, from the coding sequence ATGGCACATCCAAAACGTAAAACATCTAAATCGAGAAGAGACAAAAGAAGAACACACTACAAAGCAGTAGCTCCTGGTTTAACAACTTGTCAAACAACAGGAACAGTACACTTGCCTCACCGCGCATACGAAGTTGACGGTGTCTTGTACTACAATGGCAAAGTACTTATTGAAAATACGACCGTTGCTTAA